A single region of the Ascaphus truei isolate aAscTru1 chromosome 6, aAscTru1.hap1, whole genome shotgun sequence genome encodes:
- the LOC142497461 gene encoding urotensin-2 receptor-like — MEVSHQAYLEHHFRNVSSNISNLGNLSDVSMDDLIATSIIGILLSLMCIAGVVGNFYTLVVMCISMTTFTSMYIHIVNLALADLLYLSTIPFIVHNSFVKDWYFGEVGCRVLLSLDLLTMHASIFILTVMSTERYIAVAKPFDTVRRSRGYRKSLAGAIWVLSFILTLPMMLMIHQEERTLENGSLGKLCTPTWSDEQYKVYLTVLFTTSILAPGIIIGYLYTKLARAYWISQTKSLLNKELQRSPKQRVIFMIFVIVLAFWACFLPFWLWQLVPLYSHDVLRISVQTEIYINHLVTCLTYGNSCINPFLYTLLTRNYKEYLRNRQRGAQGSMHLRSGVTCPGKPARRSLSAGSQHCTETVTVSNVKGASDSIKI; from the coding sequence ATGGAAGTGTCCCATCAGGCTTATTTGGAACATCATTTCAGAAACGTTTCTAGCAATATCTCCAACCTGGGAAACCTTTCAGATGTATCGATGGATGACCTCATTGCAACGTCCATCATCGGCATCCTGCTTTCTTTAATGTGTATTGCTGGTGTCGTAGGCAACTTTTATACACTGGTGGTGATGTGCATCTCCATGACGACTTTCACTTCAATGTATATCCATATAGTTAACCTGGCACTGGCTGACCTCCTTTACCTCTCAACCATCCCATTCATTGTCCACAATAGCTTTGTGAAAGACTGGTACTTTGGAGAAGTTGGCTGCAGGGTGCTTCTGAGTCTGGACCTTCTGACTATGCATGCCAGCATCTTCATATTAACTGTAATGAGCACAGAGAGGTATATCGCTGTGGCCAAACCCTTTGACACTGTTAGAAGATCGAGGGGCTACCGTAAAAGCCTTGCCGGTGCCATTTGGGTGCTttcctttattctaacacttcccATGATGCTGATGATACACCAAGAAGAGAGGACATTGGAGAATGGAAGCCTCGGGAAGCTATGCACTCCCACCTGGAGTGATGAGCAATATAAGGTTTATCTCACAGTGCTGTTTACTACCAGCATCCTTGCCCCTGGGATCATTATTGGTTACTTGTATACTAAACTGGCCAGGGCTTATTGGATCTCCCAAACCAAAAGCCTCCTTAACAAGGAGCTTCAACGGTCCCCCAAGCAAAGAGTCATATTTATGATCTTTGTCATTGTCCTTGCATTTTGGGCCTGctttctacctttctggctctgGCAGCTAGTGCCCCTCTACAGCCACGACGTGCTGAGGATCTCAGTCCAGACAGAGATCTATATTAACCACCTTGTGACTTGTCTGACCTACGGCAACAGCTGCATCAATCCCTTCCTGTACACTTTACTCACCAGAAACTACAAGGAATACCTCCGCAACAggcagaggggagcgcaggggtcCATGCACCTCAGGAGCGGGGTGACGTGTCCTGGGAAACCTGCGAGGAGGTCATTGTCTGCTGGGAGCCAGCACTGTACAGAGACTGTTACAGTCAGCAATGTGAAAGGCGCCAGTGATTCCATCAAAATCTAA